From Pedobacter sp. MC2016-14:
GATTTTAAAATTAAAACCATAGATGGAAAAGAGGTTAGTTTGGCCAGGTTTAAGGGGAAAAAGCTACTTATCGTTAATACGGCTTCTAAATGTGGCTACACTCCGCAATATGAAGCACTAGAAAAATTGCATAAACAATATGGTAAAAATGTAGTGCTGATTGGCTTTCCGGCAGGAAACTTTGGCGATCAGGAATTGGCAACCAATACAGAAATTCAGGATTTCTGTAAAAAGAATTTTGGCGTTACCTTTTTACTTAGCGAAAAGGTAAGTGTAAAAGGAGCCGACATTGATCCTTTATTTGCCTATTTGACCAGTCAGGAAAACCCAGACTTTAAAGGAGACATTAGCTGGAACTTTGAAAAATTCCTGATTAATGAAAAAGGAAAGTTGGTTCATAGGTTCAGATCTAAAGTAGCTCCTTTGGATCCAGCCATTACCAGCAATTTTTAATTAGCGTGTTTGTAAAGACCATAATTGCCCAGGGAGTTATGGTCTTTATTGTTTTATCTGACATTCATCCCCAATGTTCATCCCCAAGCTAAAACTTAATTTTACAGGTCTAATTTTTCTAGGCACTGTATTTTCTTCCTGTAGCAGTAGTTACCAATTGGTAAAATCAAACCGGATTGACTATGCTTTAGATAGCGGAGTTGTGGCAGACAGTGCCATGATAAAGTTG
This genomic window contains:
- a CDS encoding glutathione peroxidase, with product MNVLLILFSLFFTPPKSVYDFKIKTIDGKEVSLARFKGKKLLIVNTASKCGYTPQYEALEKLHKQYGKNVVLIGFPAGNFGDQELATNTEIQDFCKKNFGVTFLLSEKVSVKGADIDPLFAYLTSQENPDFKGDISWNFEKFLINEKGKLVHRFRSKVAPLDPAITSNF